The following proteins come from a genomic window of Platichthys flesus chromosome 1, fPlaFle2.1, whole genome shotgun sequence:
- the celf1 gene encoding CUGBP Elav-like family member 1 isoform X7: MNGSLDHPDQPDVDAIKMFVGQIPRSWSEEQLRELFEPYGAVYEINVLRDRSQNPPQSKGCCFITYYTRKSALEAQNALHNMKILPGMHHPIQMKPADSEKNNAVEDRKLFIGMISKKCNENDIRLMFSPYGQIEECRILRGPDGLSRGCAFVTFTARQMAQSAIKSMHQSQTMEVNFNLTLCGCSSPIVVKFADTQKDKEQKRMAQQLQQQMQQLSAASMWGNLTGLNSLGPQYLAIYLQLLQQSASTGNALNNLHPVSGLNAIQNLAALAAAATATQATPTGSSAMTTSSSPLSALTSSGSSPTSSSNSSMNPMSSLGALQSLAAGAGAGLNMGSLAGMAALNGSLGSGGLSNGSGSTMEALSQAYSGIQQYAAAAAIPSLYNQSLLPQQSVSAAGSQKEASNSHSTGPEGANLFIYHLPQEFGDQDLLQMFMPFGNVISAKVFIDKQTNLSKCFGFVSYDNPVSSQAAIQSMNGFQIGMKRLKVQLKRSKNDSKPY; encoded by the exons ATGAATGGGTCTCTGGACCATCCTGACCAACCAGATGTTGATGCGATTAAGATGTTCGTGGGACAGATTCCACGATCCTGGTCCGAGGAGCAGCTTCGTGAGCTGTTTGAGCCTTATGGAGCTGTCTATGAGATTAATGTTCTTCGAGACCGTAGCCAGAACCCGCCACAGAGCAAAG GCTGCTGTTTTATAACATACTATACTCGCAAATCAGCCTTGGAAGCACAGAATGCTCTGCACAACATGAAGATTCTCCCAGGG ATGCACCACCCAATCCAAATGAAGCCTGCTGACAGTGAGAAGAACAACg CGGTGGAGGACAGGAAGCTGTTTATTGGAATGATCTCTAAGAAGTGTAATGAGAACGACATCCGACTGATGTTCTCACCATACGGACAGATAGAGGAGTGCCGAATACTGCGAGGCCCTGATGGACTCAGTCGTG GTTGTGCATTTGTGACATTCACAGCAAGACAAATGGCACAGTCAGCCATCAAATCCATGCACCAGTCTCAGACCATGGAGGTAAACTTCAACCTCACACTTTGT ggCTGCTCATCACCCATCGTGGTGAAGTTTGCAGACACTCAGAAGGACAAGGAGCAGAAGCGCATGGCCcaacagctgcagcaacagatGCAGCAACTCAGTGCTGCCTCCATGTGGGGGAACCTCACTGGGCTCAACAGCCTAGGGCCACAGTACCTAGCA ATCTACTTACAGTTGCTGCAGCAGTCAGCCTCCACAGGGAATGCACTCAACAACCTGCACCCTGTTTCAG GTCTTAATGCCATACAGAACCTGGCTgctttagcagcagcagcaactgcCACACAGGCCACGCCCACAGGCTCCAGCGCCATGACAACATCTAGTAGCCCACTAAGTGCACTAACAAGCTCAG GCTCCTCTCCTACCTCCAGCAGCAACTCCTCAATGAACCCTATGTCTTCTTTGGGTGCTCTGCAGTCTCTcgctgctggtgctggagctggccTCAACATGGGCTCCCTGGCAg GCATGGCGGCACTTAATGGCAGCCTTGGCTCCGGAGGCCTGTCTAATGGCTCAGGAAGCACCATGGAGGCCCTGAGCCAGGCCTACTCAGGCATCCAGCAGtatgctgctgccgctgccatCCCCAGTTTGTACAACCAGAGTCTGCTGCCCCAGCAAAGTGTGTCAGCTGCAGGCAGCCAGAAAGAAG CTAGCAACAGTCACAGCACTG GACCAGAAGGCGCCAACCTCTTCATTTACCACCTGCCCCAGGAGTTTGGAGACCAGGATTTGCTCCAGATGTTTATGCCCTTTGGAAACGTCATCTCTGCTAAAGTCTTCattgacaaacagacaaacctcAGCAAGTGCTTTG GCTTTGTGAGCTATGACAACCCGGTGTCATCACAGGCAGCCATCCAGTCAATGAATGGTTTCCAGATCGGTATGAAGAGGTTGAAGGTGCAGCTGAAGCGTTCAAAGAATGACAGCAAGCCCTACTAA